The proteins below come from a single Chryseobacterium nepalense genomic window:
- a CDS encoding type VI secretion system baseplate subunit TssF yields the protein MNLDQNIYSKESVKARMLQNATKVWGLKSPQSLDPFVKLLIDAFSTEVFKANNEIQTVNARILEKLAKLLTPSIYTHPVPAHAIAFTQPFESSEIMLEHTEFFFRKHMTSTIKSESDKQINIPFTPVGNVRINNVQTAIMFVGNTCYSIDERLNKIPIARFQGKPEDYRKVTIGIDVSKYSQETFPKYISIYCSNPAFEHLDFTYKLLPYITVTSNGNPLFIKEGLTYYKNTQAEGYEQIFYEQSIRNKIIEDVKSIYHNKFIEVSGISNSLFSEPGQLPENLSYVDYKEEITKHIEGKRYLWLTFEFPPQFSAEILDNFSFVLNAFPIYNRGWKKTEYSLDIMGNNIPLVTDEGEHFLYVDEVQDGDGRRYTEIPFTPNDNLKKGLYTVRKGGMERFTNRNAVDMIANVLELTRDEIAAFSLLNRDNVKGLLSEMSDKMKSMVQKVNNAKRSIKQELNYVIMEPVEKTDHTYASFWITHCTLANHMRPGTELSNQLKSQVLILLSETIGGAEEQKGTDSIQAYKYALTTRDKIISLEDVKNYCRMVLKDELKEVRVKRGTMISNKPKEGFIRTVEVEIVPNNYSFYGRLYWENMANILRNQIILKAIDGIEYVVKVTNEDTDFS from the coding sequence ATGAATTTAGATCAGAATATATATTCCAAAGAATCGGTAAAGGCGAGAATGCTTCAGAATGCCACTAAAGTATGGGGACTGAAAAGCCCGCAGTCGCTCGATCCGTTCGTAAAACTACTGATTGACGCTTTCAGCACGGAAGTTTTTAAAGCCAATAATGAAATACAGACGGTAAACGCCAGAATTCTTGAAAAACTGGCAAAACTGTTAACTCCGTCTATCTATACTCATCCGGTTCCTGCACATGCTATTGCTTTTACGCAGCCTTTCGAGTCTTCAGAAATTATGTTGGAACATACTGAATTTTTCTTCAGGAAACATATGACATCCACCATAAAATCGGAATCCGATAAACAGATCAACATTCCTTTTACACCAGTGGGAAATGTAAGAATTAACAACGTTCAAACCGCAATAATGTTTGTCGGGAATACCTGCTACAGCATTGATGAGCGTTTGAATAAAATTCCGATTGCAAGGTTTCAGGGAAAACCTGAAGACTACCGCAAAGTAACAATCGGCATTGATGTTAGTAAATATTCCCAGGAAACTTTTCCGAAATATATAAGCATTTACTGCTCTAATCCGGCATTTGAGCACCTGGATTTCACGTATAAGTTATTGCCTTACATTACGGTTACAAGCAATGGAAATCCGCTTTTCATCAAGGAAGGATTAACGTATTACAAAAATACTCAGGCTGAAGGATATGAGCAGATTTTTTACGAACAGTCTATCCGCAATAAAATCATTGAAGATGTAAAAAGTATTTACCATAATAAATTTATTGAAGTAAGCGGAATTTCAAACTCATTATTTTCCGAACCCGGCCAACTTCCGGAGAATCTGAGTTATGTTGATTATAAAGAAGAAATCACCAAACATATTGAAGGGAAACGCTACCTGTGGCTTACCTTTGAGTTTCCACCACAGTTTTCCGCAGAAATCCTTGATAATTTTTCTTTCGTCCTGAATGCCTTTCCGATCTATAACCGCGGCTGGAAAAAAACAGAATACAGCCTCGATATTATGGGAAATAATATTCCGCTGGTCACCGATGAAGGCGAACATTTCCTGTATGTTGATGAAGTTCAGGATGGCGACGGAAGAAGATACACCGAAATTCCTTTTACTCCGAACGATAACCTTAAAAAAGGATTATACACCGTAAGAAAAGGCGGAATGGAACGTTTTACAAACAGAAACGCTGTCGACATGATTGCCAATGTTCTTGAACTCACACGCGACGAAATCGCCGCTTTCTCTCTATTAAACAGAGATAATGTAAAAGGTTTGCTGAGCGAAATGTCTGATAAAATGAAGTCCATGGTTCAGAAAGTAAATAACGCTAAAAGAAGCATTAAGCAGGAGCTGAACTATGTAATTATGGAACCGGTTGAGAAAACGGATCATACCTACGCTTCGTTTTGGATCACACATTGTACCCTTGCCAACCACATGCGTCCGGGAACGGAATTGTCCAACCAGTTGAAATCTCAGGTTCTTATATTACTCAGTGAAACCATTGGTGGAGCTGAAGAGCAGAAAGGAACCGACAGTATCCAGGCATATAAATATGCTTTAACCACAAGGGATAAAATTATTTCCCTGGAAGATGTGAAAAACTATTGCCGGATGGTACTGAAGGACGAACTGAAAGAAGTCCGGGTAAAACGTGGGACCATGATCAGCAATAAGCCGAAAGAAGGTTTCATAAGAACCGTAGAAGTTGAAATTGTCCCGAACAATTATTCATTTTACGGAAGACTCTACTGGGAAAATATGGCCAATATCCTCAGGAACCAGATTATTCTTAAAGCCATCGACGGCATAGAATATGTAGTGAAGGTAACCAATGAAGACACCGATTTTTCCTGA
- a CDS encoding DUF3829 domain-containing protein: MMTIALALSVSVTAVSCKKGIDKIENAVEKAGEDQSQAIIDFNNNFLDSYKSSSRHVENIVEYAEAAVKKSKGETVYSMPMVINSIDYSLSKIKGVPSGFDSEQKIIETELITYKRKRESIDKKYEELKSYITSEDYKDDQGAKALALQKDIDEEVKAFFLAGDNIVTKIKPATEAAEEVILKDHPMKDYIVSSKSVMNDLDATMDVLDKQYTQGFNEAEVQKKYDELEKAVDLNAKKQFDVKGQQYAYKKTLFENFNKRATEFLDKYRKLIRDSKAASKIPDSNIQEISSAYDSVLSSYNSFVQ, from the coding sequence ATGATGACGATTGCACTTGCCCTGTCGGTGAGTGTAACAGCAGTGAGCTGCAAAAAAGGAATTGATAAAATAGAAAATGCAGTAGAAAAGGCTGGGGAAGACCAGTCACAGGCCATTATTGATTTTAACAACAATTTCCTTGATTCCTACAAAAGCTCTTCCAGACATGTAGAGAACATTGTTGAATATGCCGAAGCCGCAGTAAAAAAATCTAAAGGAGAAACCGTCTACAGTATGCCGATGGTCATTAACTCAATAGATTATTCTTTAAGCAAAATTAAAGGTGTTCCTTCCGGTTTTGATAGTGAACAGAAAATTATTGAAACAGAGCTCATTACCTATAAGAGAAAGCGTGAAAGTATTGATAAAAAATATGAAGAGCTAAAATCCTATATCACTTCGGAAGATTATAAGGACGATCAGGGAGCAAAAGCCCTGGCTTTACAAAAAGATATTGATGAAGAAGTAAAAGCATTTTTCCTGGCAGGTGATAATATTGTTACCAAAATAAAACCTGCTACCGAAGCCGCTGAAGAAGTTATCTTAAAAGATCATCCGATGAAAGATTATATTGTGTCATCCAAATCGGTGATGAATGATCTTGATGCCACCATGGATGTGCTTGATAAACAATATACACAAGGTTTCAATGAAGCAGAAGTGCAGAAAAAATATGACGAACTGGAAAAAGCAGTTGATCTAAATGCAAAAAAACAATTCGACGTGAAAGGGCAGCAATATGCTTATAAGAAAACCCTGTTTGAAAACTTCAATAAAAGGGCGACTGAGTTTCTGGATAAGTACAGGAAGCTGATCAGGGATTCTAAAGCGGCCAGTAAGATTCCTGACAGCAATATTCAGGAGATCAGTTCTGCTTATGATTCTGTCCTGAGTTCCTACAATTCTTTTGTACAATAA
- the uvrA gene encoding excinuclease ABC subunit UvrA — MSKSTEYIEVYGAREHNLKNINVKIPRNELVVITGLSGSGKSSLAFDTIFAEGQRRYIETFSAYARQFLGGLERPDVDKIEGLSPVIAIEQKTTNKNPRSTVGTVTELYDFLRLLFARVSDAYSQTTGKKLVSYTEEQILETIKENYKGEKIMLMAPVVRARKGHYHELFVQMAKKGYGQARIDGELQDIEYDLKLDRYKTHDIDIVIDRWIIGESASENRMEKSLRTAMEMGEGLIGIQKLGSTDIEYFSKNLMDAETGHSLALPEPNTFSFNSPKGSCPTCKGLGTIKKINTDYFIENPKLSINQGGLLPLEDLKSNKWILSQIKNILEIFGLGMTTPMKDIPAEALDYMYNGCHKEFNKDLKYAGITKKIKISFDGLIAFMEEIIEDRESYEAILLERHFTTEETCPECKGTRLQPSSLSFKIDGKNIAEVNALSLIDLKEWLADVKDKFSEKNAIIAHEILKEIETRLQFLLDVGLDYLSLSRSSRTLSGGESQRIRLATQIGSQLVNVLYILDEPSIGLHQRDNERLINSLKNLRDIGNSVLVVEHDKDMILEADEVLDIGPRAGKFGGEILWQGKPKDLLKADTITAQYINGKRKIEIPEERRKGNGKNIVLKGATGNNLKNVTLNVPLGKLVVVTGISGSGKSSLINGTLYPILNRHFYRAVQEPLPYKKIEGLENIDKIVDVDQTPIGRTPRSNPATYTGMFTDIRNLFAELPESKIRGYKPGRFSFNVKGGRCETCQGGGLKVIEMNFLPDVYVHCETCNGKRFNRETLEVRYKGKSISDVLDMTIDEAVEFFQPIPKIYSRVKTLHDVGLGYITLGQQSTTLSGGEAQRIKLATELAKRQTGNTLYILDEPTTGLHFEDVKILMDAINQLVELGNSFIIIEHNMDVIKMADHIIDVGPEGGKHGGQIVAQGTPEEIVKSKKSLTGKFLKRELE; from the coding sequence ATGAGTAAATCAACAGAATATATAGAAGTTTACGGTGCGCGCGAGCACAACCTGAAAAACATCAATGTCAAAATTCCCCGAAACGAACTTGTTGTGATTACCGGTCTTTCAGGAAGCGGGAAATCATCGCTGGCTTTTGATACGATTTTTGCAGAAGGCCAACGCCGCTATATCGAAACATTCTCGGCCTATGCAAGACAATTTCTTGGAGGGCTCGAACGTCCTGATGTTGACAAAATTGAAGGGCTCTCTCCGGTAATTGCCATCGAACAGAAAACGACGAACAAAAACCCGCGTTCAACTGTAGGAACCGTAACGGAATTGTATGATTTCCTGCGTCTCCTTTTTGCCAGAGTTTCGGATGCCTACTCCCAAACCACCGGAAAAAAACTGGTAAGCTACACCGAAGAGCAGATTCTCGAAACCATCAAAGAAAATTATAAAGGCGAAAAGATCATGCTGATGGCTCCTGTCGTAAGAGCCAGAAAAGGTCATTATCATGAGCTTTTCGTACAGATGGCAAAAAAAGGATATGGACAGGCAAGAATTGACGGTGAATTGCAGGACATTGAATATGATTTAAAACTTGACCGTTATAAAACCCACGATATCGATATTGTGATCGACCGCTGGATTATCGGGGAAAGTGCCTCGGAAAACAGAATGGAAAAATCCCTGCGTACGGCAATGGAAATGGGAGAAGGCCTTATCGGAATCCAAAAGCTGGGAAGTACCGATATTGAGTATTTCTCTAAAAATTTAATGGATGCCGAAACCGGTCATTCACTCGCTTTACCGGAACCGAATACCTTTTCGTTCAACTCGCCGAAAGGAAGCTGTCCAACCTGTAAAGGACTGGGAACCATTAAAAAAATCAACACTGATTATTTTATTGAAAATCCTAAATTATCAATCAACCAGGGAGGTTTACTGCCTTTGGAAGATCTTAAATCCAATAAATGGATTCTTTCCCAGATCAAAAATATTCTTGAAATCTTCGGGTTGGGAATGACCACTCCCATGAAAGACATTCCGGCAGAAGCATTGGATTATATGTATAACGGCTGTCATAAAGAGTTTAACAAAGACCTGAAATACGCCGGAATTACGAAAAAAATTAAAATAAGCTTTGATGGTCTTATTGCCTTTATGGAAGAAATCATAGAAGACAGGGAATCTTACGAAGCGATACTTCTTGAAAGACATTTCACAACAGAAGAAACATGCCCTGAATGTAAAGGAACACGTCTGCAGCCTTCAAGCCTCAGCTTTAAGATTGACGGAAAAAATATTGCTGAAGTTAATGCTTTAAGCCTTATTGATTTAAAAGAATGGCTGGCCGATGTTAAAGATAAATTTTCCGAAAAAAATGCAATTATTGCCCACGAAATATTAAAAGAGATCGAAACAAGACTTCAGTTTCTGCTGGATGTCGGGTTGGATTATTTAAGCTTGAGCAGAAGTTCCAGAACACTTTCCGGAGGAGAATCCCAGAGGATTCGTTTGGCAACACAGATCGGATCGCAGCTGGTGAATGTTCTTTATATTTTGGATGAACCAAGTATCGGACTCCACCAGAGAGACAACGAACGATTAATCAATTCCCTGAAAAACCTTCGTGATATCGGAAATTCCGTATTGGTTGTGGAGCACGACAAAGATATGATCCTGGAAGCCGATGAGGTACTGGATATCGGTCCGAGAGCCGGAAAATTCGGAGGCGAAATTCTTTGGCAGGGAAAACCCAAAGATCTGTTGAAAGCAGATACGATCACCGCACAGTACATCAACGGAAAAAGAAAGATCGAAATTCCCGAAGAACGACGTAAAGGGAACGGTAAAAATATCGTGTTGAAGGGTGCAACCGGAAATAACCTTAAAAACGTTACCCTTAATGTTCCTTTAGGAAAGCTGGTGGTGGTTACCGGAATCTCAGGAAGCGGAAAATCATCCCTGATCAACGGAACTTTATATCCGATTCTGAACCGGCATTTTTACAGAGCTGTTCAGGAACCTTTGCCGTACAAAAAAATTGAAGGTCTTGAAAACATCGATAAAATTGTGGATGTAGACCAGACCCCGATCGGAAGAACGCCGCGTTCCAATCCTGCAACCTACACCGGAATGTTCACCGACATCCGAAATCTTTTTGCAGAATTGCCTGAAAGTAAAATCCGTGGATACAAACCCGGAAGATTCTCTTTCAATGTAAAAGGCGGAAGATGTGAAACCTGTCAGGGAGGCGGATTAAAGGTGATTGAAATGAATTTCCTGCCGGATGTTTATGTTCATTGCGAAACCTGCAACGGAAAGCGATTCAACAGGGAAACTTTAGAGGTTCGTTACAAAGGAAAATCGATTTCCGATGTGCTGGATATGACGATTGATGAGGCGGTGGAATTTTTCCAGCCGATTCCAAAAATTTATTCCAGAGTGAAAACCTTACATGATGTAGGTTTAGGGTATATCACATTGGGACAGCAGTCAACGACGTTAAGTGGAGGAGAGGCACAGCGTATTAAATTAGCTACGGAACTTGCGAAAAGACAAACCGGAAATACACTATACATTCTGGATGAACCAACCACCGGACTTCATTTTGAAGACGTAAAAATCCTGATGGATGCGATTAATCAGCTGGTGGAATTAGGAAATTCCTTCATCATTATTGAACACAACATGGATGTCATCAAAATGGCAGACCACATCATCGACGTTGGTCCGGAAGGCGGAAAACACGGCGGACAGATCGTGGCCCAGGGAACACCCGAGGAAATCGTGAAGTCGAAGAAGAGTCTGACAGGGAAGTTTTTGAAGAGGGAGTTAGAATAG
- the era gene encoding GTPase Era — protein sequence MHKAGFVNIVGKPNAGKSTLLNQLMGEKLAIVTQKAQTTRHRIFGIYNEEDLQIVFSDTPGVLDPKYGLQEKMMDFVKDSLQDADVFLFIVDVTDKAEPSEFLIDKLNKIPVPVLLLLNKVDQTNQEGLEKLVETWHERIPKAEILPISALNAFNTDIILPKLKSLLPENPPYYDKDQYTDKPERFFVNEAIREKILLNYDKEIPYSVEVVTEQFKEKEGIIFIDSIIYVERDTQKGIVIGHKGEAIKKVGTESRLDLEKFFNKKIHLNLFVKVKKDWRKNDRDLKNFGYR from the coding sequence ATGCACAAAGCAGGATTTGTAAATATCGTCGGGAAACCGAATGCCGGAAAATCAACCTTACTCAATCAGTTGATGGGCGAGAAGCTGGCCATTGTTACCCAGAAAGCACAGACAACACGCCACAGAATTTTTGGAATTTATAATGAAGAAGATTTGCAGATCGTATTTTCCGATACGCCGGGAGTTCTTGACCCAAAATATGGCTTGCAGGAAAAAATGATGGATTTTGTAAAAGATTCCCTTCAGGATGCAGACGTATTCCTGTTCATCGTTGATGTTACCGACAAAGCAGAGCCTTCAGAATTTTTAATTGATAAACTGAATAAAATTCCCGTACCGGTCCTTCTATTGTTGAATAAAGTGGATCAGACCAATCAGGAGGGACTTGAAAAGCTGGTTGAAACATGGCATGAACGAATTCCTAAAGCCGAGATTCTGCCGATTTCCGCACTGAATGCTTTTAACACCGATATTATTTTACCGAAACTGAAATCATTGCTTCCGGAAAATCCCCCGTATTACGACAAAGATCAATATACCGACAAACCGGAACGGTTTTTCGTAAATGAAGCCATCCGTGAAAAAATCTTACTGAATTACGATAAAGAAATTCCCTATTCGGTAGAAGTGGTAACGGAGCAGTTCAAGGAAAAAGAAGGAATTATTTTCATCGATTCTATTATTTATGTAGAACGGGATACCCAGAAAGGCATTGTGATCGGACATAAAGGCGAGGCTATTAAAAAGGTAGGAACAGAATCAAGGCTGGATCTGGAAAAATTTTTCAATAAAAAAATTCACCTTAACCTTTTTGTAAAGGTGAAAAAAGACTGGAGAAAAAATGACAGGGATCTGAAAAACTTCGGTTACCGATAG
- a CDS encoding DoxX family protein, with translation MNYLNTTNSNTVFKDIILLVVRVFIGFAMLSHGFPKLQMLLDGGKIEFFDFLGMGPTVSLVLTVFAEFACSILLILGLFTRVALGFLIFTMIIAAFVVHGADPFEKREMSLIYLSLYLLLIAFGPGKFSVDHMIEKRKRATEW, from the coding sequence ATGAACTATTTGAACACGACAAATTCTAATACAGTTTTTAAAGATATTATTTTATTGGTAGTGAGAGTTTTTATCGGTTTCGCGATGCTGTCTCATGGATTTCCCAAGCTTCAGATGCTTCTGGATGGCGGAAAGATTGAATTCTTCGATTTTCTGGGAATGGGACCAACCGTATCTTTAGTTCTTACTGTTTTCGCAGAATTTGCATGTTCCATACTTCTTATTTTAGGATTATTTACAAGAGTTGCCTTGGGATTTTTAATATTTACGATGATCATCGCAGCATTTGTGGTTCATGGAGCAGATCCTTTTGAAAAACGGGAAATGAGTCTTATTTATCTTTCATTATATCTTTTGCTCATTGCTTTCGGACCCGGAAAATTCTCTGTAGATCATATGATCGAAAAAAGAAAAAGAGCCACCGAGTGGTAA
- a CDS encoding alpha/beta hydrolase family protein: MKIKLTICLLAFLNFYQAQENISYQKPSAEILKLADYERPPSVLMNSKKDWIVFSYRPTYKTLEDLSQQEMKLGGLRINPVNNISSSATYINNLKVRKLNDKTEVQVKNLPQNPKIAYTSFSPDEKSFAFTNTTNKGVELWIVDLETATARKITSDNLNANLGSPYTWNKDSKNLLLKVLPQNRPALIDSSKDLPTGPIVSTSDGKVSQNRTYQDLLKNPQDEKNFEILTASEIYNTDLQGNLKKIKDQDMYTGLSYSPDGNYLMATTIKKPFSYIVPLSRFPMTTTVYDINGNVVKVVNEIPLNEIMPKGFSSVRMGKRDMGWRSDMPATLVYAEALDGGDQSKPADFRDEIFTWEAPFSNAPKSFFKTKQRYEGTSWTNDHYAIVSEGWYDTRSTKSYLIDLNNGESKVIDDRNYQDVYNDPGNFNTTKNQYGRYVVDMKGGKSYLIGAGFAKDGQHPFLDEMDMKTLKKKRLYTYNLKNAKEEIIDILNPSKGEILTTQQSSSQYPNYYKKNIKSNKAEPVTQFANPFESIKDVYKEVITYKRNDGVTLTGTLYLPAGYDRKAKTEKLPLLIWAYPTEYKDKNTAGQNTQNPNDFTFPYYGSFVYWTTKGYAVLDDAAFPIIGEGKTEPNDTFIPQLVANAEAAINAVDQLGYIDRKKVAVGGHSYGAFMTANLLTHSSLFACGIARSGAYNRTLTPFGFQSEQRNYWDVPEIYNTMSPFMNADKMKTPLLLVHGDADNNPGTFTLQTERYFQALKNLGAPVKMVLLPKEAHGYVAKENILHLLWEQDQFLEKCLKK, encoded by the coding sequence ATGAAGATAAAGTTAACCATCTGCCTTCTTGCGTTTCTTAATTTCTACCAGGCGCAGGAAAACATCAGTTACCAAAAGCCATCTGCCGAAATTTTAAAGCTGGCAGACTATGAAAGACCTCCGAGTGTCTTAATGAACAGCAAAAAAGACTGGATTGTTTTTAGTTACCGCCCGACTTATAAAACCCTTGAAGATCTTAGCCAGCAGGAAATGAAACTTGGCGGACTCAGAATAAATCCGGTGAATAATATTTCAAGCTCAGCTACCTATATTAATAATTTAAAAGTTCGAAAGCTGAATGATAAAACGGAAGTTCAGGTTAAAAACTTACCCCAGAATCCCAAAATTGCTTACACTTCATTTTCCCCGGACGAAAAATCTTTTGCATTTACCAATACCACTAACAAAGGTGTTGAGCTCTGGATCGTCGATCTTGAGACTGCAACGGCAAGAAAAATTACTTCGGACAACCTGAACGCCAATCTGGGAAGTCCTTATACCTGGAATAAAGATTCAAAAAATTTATTGCTAAAAGTTCTTCCCCAAAATAGGCCAGCACTGATTGATTCCAGTAAAGATCTTCCGACAGGACCTATTGTTTCAACTTCTGATGGCAAGGTTTCACAAAACAGAACGTATCAGGATCTGCTTAAAAACCCTCAGGATGAAAAGAATTTTGAAATTCTTACCGCTTCCGAAATCTATAATACAGATCTTCAGGGAAATCTTAAGAAAATTAAAGATCAGGATATGTACACCGGCCTGAGCTATTCTCCGGACGGAAATTACCTGATGGCCACAACCATTAAAAAACCATTTTCTTATATTGTTCCCCTAAGCCGTTTTCCGATGACAACAACGGTTTACGATATCAATGGAAATGTTGTAAAAGTGGTTAATGAAATTCCTTTGAATGAGATTATGCCGAAAGGTTTTTCATCCGTAAGAATGGGAAAAAGAGATATGGGATGGAGAAGTGATATGCCTGCAACCCTTGTTTATGCTGAAGCGCTGGACGGCGGGGATCAGTCAAAACCGGCAGATTTCAGGGATGAAATTTTTACCTGGGAAGCTCCTTTCAGCAATGCCCCGAAATCATTCTTCAAAACAAAACAAAGATATGAAGGAACCAGCTGGACCAACGACCATTATGCTATTGTTTCAGAAGGCTGGTATGATACCCGAAGTACAAAATCTTATCTGATTGACCTGAATAACGGAGAATCTAAAGTAATTGACGACAGAAATTATCAGGATGTTTACAATGATCCGGGAAATTTTAACACCACCAAAAACCAATACGGAAGATATGTGGTTGATATGAAAGGAGGGAAGTCCTACCTTATTGGTGCAGGATTTGCCAAAGACGGACAGCACCCGTTTCTGGATGAGATGGATATGAAGACTTTAAAAAAGAAGAGACTTTACACCTACAATCTTAAAAATGCAAAAGAAGAAATCATCGATATTTTGAATCCTTCAAAAGGGGAGATTTTGACAACCCAACAGTCGTCAAGCCAATATCCGAACTATTACAAAAAAAATATAAAATCCAATAAAGCAGAACCGGTAACCCAGTTTGCCAATCCGTTTGAAAGCATAAAAGATGTTTATAAGGAAGTCATTACATACAAAAGAAATGATGGAGTAACATTAACAGGAACCCTTTATCTTCCTGCAGGTTATGACAGAAAGGCAAAGACCGAAAAACTTCCGTTGCTGATCTGGGCTTATCCTACGGAATATAAAGACAAAAATACCGCAGGCCAGAATACCCAAAATCCGAATGATTTCACTTTCCCGTATTACGGATCTTTCGTATACTGGACGACCAAAGGCTACGCTGTTTTGGATGACGCTGCATTCCCGATTATCGGGGAAGGAAAAACAGAACCGAACGACACTTTCATTCCGCAGTTGGTTGCCAATGCTGAAGCAGCCATTAATGCTGTTGATCAGCTCGGATACATCGACCGTAAAAAAGTTGCGGTGGGAGGACATTCTTACGGAGCCTTCATGACAGCCAACCTTTTGACACATTCCAGTCTTTTTGCCTGTGGAATTGCAAGAAGTGGTGCGTATAATCGTACATTGACACCTTTCGGATTTCAGAGCGAGCAGAGAAATTATTGGGATGTTCCGGAAATTTATAATACGATGTCACCATTTATGAATGCCGACAAAATGAAAACACCATTACTATTGGTTCACGGTGATGCCGATAACAATCCCGGGACATTTACCCTTCAGACGGAACGGTATTTCCAGGCATTGAAAAATCTTGGCGCACCTGTAAAAATGGTTCTTCTTCCCAAGGAAGCTCACGGATATGTTGCGAAAGAAAACATTCTGCATTTGCTTTGGGAGCAGGATCAGTTTCTGGAGAAATGCCTCAAGAAATAA
- a CDS encoding HAD family hydrolase, with protein MMNSVHTIAFDADDTLWVNETYFHEAEMAFCELFKDKLPNKTVSEELFTTEMKNLHLYGYGVKGFMLCMMQTAGKLSNEISYRSLAGKIIEIGHDLLQKPVELLDGVAETLDQLKERYRLVVATKGDLLDQERKLKKSGLQDYFHHIEIMSDKKTSDYQKLIRHLDCKPEHFLMVGNSIKSDIVPVLETGGYAAHIPYHLTWTHEQHKHKPGSEHFMELKNIREILDYF; from the coding sequence ATTATGAATTCTGTCCATACGATTGCTTTTGATGCCGATGATACCCTGTGGGTAAATGAAACGTATTTCCATGAAGCCGAAATGGCCTTTTGTGAACTTTTTAAAGATAAACTGCCCAATAAGACGGTTTCTGAAGAATTATTTACTACTGAAATGAAGAATCTTCATCTCTATGGTTATGGGGTAAAAGGTTTTATGCTGTGTATGATGCAAACGGCAGGGAAACTCTCGAATGAAATAAGTTACAGATCACTAGCTGGGAAAATCATTGAAATAGGACACGATCTTTTACAGAAGCCTGTTGAACTTCTGGACGGTGTCGCCGAAACATTAGATCAGTTAAAAGAGCGGTATCGATTAGTAGTTGCTACAAAAGGTGATCTGCTGGATCAGGAACGAAAGCTTAAGAAATCAGGACTGCAGGATTATTTTCATCATATTGAAATTATGAGTGACAAAAAAACGAGCGATTATCAGAAACTGATCCGGCATCTGGATTGTAAGCCCGAACATTTTCTGATGGTAGGAAATTCAATAAAATCCGATATTGTACCGGTGCTGGAAACAGGTGGCTATGCTGCTCATATTCCTTACCATCTTACCTGGACGCACGAGCAGCATAAGCATAAGCCAGGATCTGAACATTTTATGGAGCTTAAAAATATCCGTGAGATTTTGGATTATTTTTAA
- a CDS encoding Crp/Fnr family transcriptional regulator produces MLRTNQPFLDYLETLYQKQPEKENIIIKSYTKGERLLTQNETSTKIMLIRSGITKCYFIEENDKEYIVEFLGKGEIIGEIEVIKNVPCLCSIEAITEVTVYAMSIPYFKDLLKNDLGLNNFLLDVFAERIVNTSSRASYQQLHTTEHTLNQFLELKSKEMEISKEDMAAYLGISVRSLNRSLKELKDPDAEE; encoded by the coding sequence ATGCTGAGAACGAATCAACCATTTTTAGATTATCTGGAAACGCTTTATCAGAAGCAGCCGGAAAAGGAAAATATTATTATAAAATCTTACACCAAAGGAGAAAGATTACTTACACAGAATGAAACTTCCACAAAAATAATGCTTATCAGAAGCGGCATTACCAAGTGCTATTTTATAGAAGAAAATGACAAAGAGTATATTGTTGAATTTTTGGGTAAAGGAGAAATTATCGGTGAGATTGAAGTCATTAAAAATGTTCCTTGTCTTTGCTCCATTGAAGCGATAACGGAAGTTACCGTGTATGCAATGTCGATCCCGTATTTTAAAGATCTGCTTAAAAATGATTTGGGTCTTAATAATTTTCTGCTGGATGTTTTTGCGGAGCGTATCGTTAATACTTCAAGCAGGGCATCGTATCAGCAGCTTCATACAACGGAACATACACTCAATCAGTTTCTGGAATTAAAATCTAAAGAAATGGAAATTTCAAAAGAAGATATGGCTGCTTATCTGGGAATCAGCGTCAGAAGCTTAAACCGAAGCCTTAAAGAACTGAAAGATCCCGACGCCGAAGAATAA